The sequence GCGTAGCGGGTCGATGTGTCCGGCTTGAGACTGTGGCAAGGGTTATCCCCCAGCATGAGCAGACGCGCAGCGATAAGGGCGACCCCGCCACGACCCACTGAATGAACGGGCTACCCGACCCACGACAGGGCGCGTGGCCATTCGAACCCACCGTTTCGGACATTGGGCCCGCCGGCCGTTGGTCAGGCGCGGTTCATGGCTTTCGATCAGTTTATCGGCTTGCCGAGGGCCTTCAGCGAGAACGCACAGATATTATAGATCAGCCGCAGGCCATCCGCCCGGCTCGTGTCGAGCCAGCCGTCGAATGCCGCGTCTCGAGGCATGGATGCGCGTGATCGCACCGACGGGCAGATGATAATGACGCCCTCATCGATGGGCCAGACAGCCAGAACCACGTGGTCGCCGCGGTTGTACTGGGTCATCAGCGCCTGAGCGCCCGTGGGCAGGCCGCGCATGTAAGCGAATGTGTCGCCCGATTCGATGACACGGACCCCTTCCAAAAGAGGATGGTCCTGCGCGCCCTCGGCCACAATGGCTGATTCCACACTGCCACCGATCGAAGCGTACGGGCCAATCGCCCCGGCGAGGTGGGCCTCGATCCACGCTACGTTGCCGTTGGCGACCCACCTCTGCAGCGCCTGAACGGCTCCGAAGTTCCAGTCCCGTGCCTGCCCGGTGAGCCATGCGATGCGGCCCTTTTGCAGCCGCAGGTCGTCAGGCGTGTCTGCCTTATTGGCGAGACGAAGCGCCTTCTCGCGGACGGCCATCATAGTCCTGTAAGAGGGGCCGTCCGGATCATCTGATCCCGCCGCTAACGCCGGCAGGGAAGCGAAAAGCACGGCGAACACCCCTGCCACGCAAAGCGCCATTGTCCTCCCGGTCAACACTCGCTCCCACCTCGTGAGTTCAGTCTGTGCTGCAATCCGCGGCGCCGGCAATCACTGCGCCTTCGTAACAGACAACGCCTTCGTTGTCGGGTTCCATTCAACCGCATACCCGAGCGCACCGAGCACGCTTGACGCGGGGATGAATGTCGTCCCGTCCTGGATGACGGCCGGGGCATCCAACGGTTTGAACTCCTCATTCGCGGTGAAGGTCTTCTCACCCACTGAGATGCTCAGCGCGGTCTCGCCCAGTTTGACCTCGAGTATCTTGGGCACCGGCCGCCAGGTCAGCGTGGCGCCTATCGCCTGCAAGACGCTCTTGGCGGGTACCATCGGCACGCCTTCCGGGGTCAGGAAGGCCGGGGCGATCAGACTGAGTTTGCGACCGTCCAGGAATACGCGCACGCTGCCCAGTTCCGCATATTCCTTGTCCAGGTAGGCTACCGGGGACCAGGCGATGTCGATTCTGGCTTTTGAAATGAGGCCGGCAACATATGCTTCCGGATCCACGGCTGTCCTGCCCGCTTGCAGTGCTGCTCGAATTTGGTCCTTGACCGCGGCAAGCTCAACTGCGGCTCCCATCCGACGGGCCTCGACCTTCACGATGTGGAAACGCCCGTTCAGTTCGAAGGGCTCGGTCATCTGGCCCTCCTCCAGGGCTTCCGCAAATTGCCACAGGTCCGGGATCGGTATGGTTTTCGCGGACACCCAGCCGAGGTCGCCATCTTTCGCCGGGGCATCTGCAGCAGCAAAGCGGCGCGCCGCAACTGCGAATGGCGTGCCGTCGAGGATCGCCCGGTAGGCAACCACAGCATCGTCTGCGCTGTCGGTCACGATATGCATCAAATGAAGCTGGGTCTCGGTCCCGTACTCGGCCTTGTGTTCGTCGTAGTAGTCCTCGATGGCGTCATCGGTTATACCGGACGCATTGGCCACGAGGGCCTCCAACAGCATCTGCGTCTGCAGGTGCTCGCGGTACCCTTTGAGGGTGAAGCCTTGTTGCTGTATGTGGGCAAGGAACGCGTCCTCGCCGGGGAATTTCGCTTGCTCGGCTTCGAGGCGTTCTGTCACCTGATCGTGAGAGAGCTTGATCCCTTGCTTCGCGGCCTCGTCGGCGATGACGCGGCTGCGCACCACCGAATCCATGATGGCCCGCGCGAAGTGATTGCGGATCACGTAGTCCAGATAGGCCGGGGTGACATTGAAGTCGTTGATTCTGGCGAGGATCGGCGTTCCGGAAGGCGCGGGTGCGGGCTGAGAGAGGGCGACAGGGGCAACGAGAACGGCAAGGCTGAGAGCGAGGATGCGTCGGACGCTCACGGCAAATCCCTCCCAGGGACGAAAATCAGGCCGGGCACGCTCTTCCGGCGCACCTCGGACGTCGTCGTGGAGCCGCGCATGAGGCCCGCGGAGGGCTCGATACGAAGCCGATTATACGGGGCGGTCTGACGGCAAGTCAAGGAAGGCAGGAGGTGTCCGGCGATGTACGTCGAATTGTCTACCACTTACAGCGCCGTGCCCTATCCCGTCAACAAGGAGACCAACAATGTCTGAGAAACTCGCCATCGACGGCGGAACCCCCGTAACCACCGAGGCCTTCCCACCGTGGCCCTATTTCACTGAGGACATGATCCAAGCAGCCATGGGCCCACTCCGCAGCGGCAAGGTCAATTACTGGACCGGAACCATCGGCATGGAGTTTGAGCGCAAGTTCGCCGAATGGGTTGGCTGCAAGTTCGGAATCTCCACCAGCAACGGCACCAGCGCGCTGCATACGGCTCTTGCGGGCCTGGGAGTCGGCCCGGGCGATGAGGTCATCACTCCTTCCTACACCTTCATCGCGTCCAGCTTCTGCATCCTGCAGGCCGGCGCCGTGCCGGTCTTCGCGGATGTGGACAAGGAGACCCATACCATCAGCCCCGAAGCCATCGAGGCGTGCATCTCTTCCCGCACGAAGGCCATCATCGCCGTGCACCTGTATGGCTGCATGTGCGATATGGACCCGATCATGGAGATCGCGAAGAAGCACGGATTGTTCGTGGTGGAAGACTGCGCGCAGGCCCATGGAGGCGTGTACAAAGGCAAGAAAGCGGGCTCCATTGGACACTGCAACGCATTCAGCTTCTGCCAGTCCAAGCACTTCACGACTGGCGGCGAAGGCGGCTGCACGGTAACGGACAACGAGGACGTGGCGTGGATCTGCCGCTCCTTCCGCGACCACGGCTACGATGTGTCCGAGCGCCTCCGCCTTCTGGAACTCGAGGAGAAGCTGCCGTACATCCACAACATGTGGGGCTTCAATTACCGCATGACCGAGATGCAGTCGGCAATCGGCCTGGAATGCCTGAAGATCATGGACAACTGGAATCTGGCCAATCGCCGGCGGAACGCAAAGATTCTAGATGAGGCGCTCAAGGACGAGCCGTACATCTGGCGCCTGCCCATCGACACCGAAGAGCGTCAAAACGCATACTGGCTGTACCCGATTATCCTGGACACCGACAAGCTGAGCGTTGACGGACGCACGTTCTTCAAGGCGGTTGCCGCTGAGGGCGTACCGGCGGGTCCAGTGTTGTGGCCCCAGTGCTACAAGGAGAAAGCATACCAGCAGCACAACGGTCCGACCCACCTGAAGTACCCGTTCCGCGACCCGAACACCCGGCCGGAGGCCGTTGAGTACCGAAACGTACACTGTGAAAACGCAGCCTGGGTTGAGGAGCGCACGTTCTTCACCTGCGTACACCCGACGTATGAAGTTGAGCACATGGAGCTGGTGGCGGAGGCAATCAAGAAGGTCGGCCGGGCGTATATGAAGTAGGGAGTGGCACGGCAACGGACAGCCGTGGCGTGCACATTGCGGGACTGGCACCCGAACTCGAGTCGCTTTCGAGGTCGGTCCCTGTAGTCCATGCGTTATCCGTCTCTCTGCTGCCCTTTCAAGGGTTCTAAGCAGCCGTGATGGGCGGGGTTTCAGGGGCTCCCTCGCCTGGCTACATGCGGACGGCCCCGTTAGGCTGGACGGCGTGCTTCGTCACCTGCGTCGCCTGGCGGCAGATTGCGGTTGCTGATGCACCTCCCCTGTAACAAACCAGTGCCCGGCCCACGGAATTCGCCGGGCATTTACTCAGGGTAGGGACGAGGTTTGCCCGTAACAATGCCTCAGCCAACCTACAGGGGCATCCCGGTCAAGAGCCACTTGCGCAATCACGATAAGGTCGCCCAGATCCTGGGCGACCTTATCAGTAGTGGCGCCGTGCTGGATCTTCCCGCCGGGCCCGGAGCAATGAGCCGCCGTCTCGCCGACGCGGGGTATACCGTGCAGGCTGCAGACATCGCCCCCCAGGATTTCGTCCCCTCACACATCCCCTGCGTCCGCGCCGATCTCAACTCCACGCTGCCCTTCGACGATGCGGCCTTTGATGCCGCCGTTTGCGTGGAGGGATTGGAGCATCTCGAGAACGTGCATCACGCTCTGCGAGAGCTGTACCGGGTGCTCAAGCCAGGTGGATGGCTGGTAATCAGCACACCTAATGTTGCCGGCGCCAGTTCGCGGCTGCGTTTTCTGCTCACGGGGTTCTTCAGTGTCGCTGAAAGGCCGGTGAATGAGGTCCATCCGTCTCCCGGTGAAGGCCACATCACGTTGCTCACGTATCCCCTGCTGCGGTTTGCCTTGAGGCAGGCGGGCTTTGATGTGGTGTGGGTCACCGGTTCAGTGCGGAGGAGTGCAGGGGCGTGGTTCTACGCACTCTGGCCGTGGGCGAGGATGATGACCGCCAAAGCTCTGTTCACCGAAGAACCGGACCCGGAACAGCGCGAGATCAACCGGGGGATCGCACGGGAGATGTTCTCCGCGGATCTGCTTCTGTCGCGGATACTCGTGGTTGCGGC comes from Armatimonadota bacterium and encodes:
- a CDS encoding peptidyl-prolyl cis-trans isomerase; this translates as MSVRRILALSLAVLVAPVALSQPAPAPSGTPILARINDFNVTPAYLDYVIRNHFARAIMDSVVRSRVIADEAAKQGIKLSHDQVTERLEAEQAKFPGEDAFLAHIQQQGFTLKGYREHLQTQMLLEALVANASGITDDAIEDYYDEHKAEYGTETQLHLMHIVTDSADDAVVAYRAILDGTPFAVAARRFAAADAPAKDGDLGWVSAKTIPIPDLWQFAEALEEGQMTEPFELNGRFHIVKVEARRMGAAVELAAVKDQIRAALQAGRTAVDPEAYVAGLISKARIDIAWSPVAYLDKEYAELGSVRVFLDGRKLSLIAPAFLTPEGVPMVPAKSVLQAIGATLTWRPVPKILEVKLGETALSISVGEKTFTANEEFKPLDAPAVIQDGTTFIPASSVLGALGYAVEWNPTTKALSVTKAQ
- a CDS encoding DegT/DnrJ/EryC1/StrS family aminotransferase, which translates into the protein MSEKLAIDGGTPVTTEAFPPWPYFTEDMIQAAMGPLRSGKVNYWTGTIGMEFERKFAEWVGCKFGISTSNGTSALHTALAGLGVGPGDEVITPSYTFIASSFCILQAGAVPVFADVDKETHTISPEAIEACISSRTKAIIAVHLYGCMCDMDPIMEIAKKHGLFVVEDCAQAHGGVYKGKKAGSIGHCNAFSFCQSKHFTTGGEGGCTVTDNEDVAWICRSFRDHGYDVSERLRLLELEEKLPYIHNMWGFNYRMTEMQSAIGLECLKIMDNWNLANRRRNAKILDEALKDEPYIWRLPIDTEERQNAYWLYPIILDTDKLSVDGRTFFKAVAAEGVPAGPVLWPQCYKEKAYQQHNGPTHLKYPFRDPNTRPEAVEYRNVHCENAAWVEERTFFTCVHPTYEVEHMELVAEAIKKVGRAYMK
- a CDS encoding methyltransferase domain-containing protein; its protein translation is MPQPTYRGIPVKSHLRNHDKVAQILGDLISSGAVLDLPAGPGAMSRRLADAGYTVQAADIAPQDFVPSHIPCVRADLNSTLPFDDAAFDAAVCVEGLEHLENVHHALRELYRVLKPGGWLVISTPNVAGASSRLRFLLTGFFSVAERPVNEVHPSPGEGHITLLTYPLLRFALRQAGFDVVWVTGSVRRSAGAWFYALWPWARMMTAKALFTEEPDPEQREINRGIAREMFSADLLLSRILVVAARKPNG